One window from the genome of Bacillus weihaiensis encodes:
- a CDS encoding YfhH family protein: MSGHEKRYSEMSEYELKNEIGKLKEKARKAEQLGIVNEFAVLERKITMAQSYLLNPDDYKPEEVYEIEGAPGEYFKIHYMNGIFAWGFRLSDPSKEDALPIAMLMKTDKQ; the protein is encoded by the coding sequence ATGAGTGGACATGAAAAGCGATATAGTGAAATGTCAGAATATGAACTAAAAAATGAAATCGGTAAACTAAAAGAGAAAGCAAGAAAAGCGGAGCAGCTAGGGATCGTGAATGAATTTGCTGTCTTGGAAAGAAAAATCACTATGGCTCAATCCTACTTATTAAATCCAGATGACTATAAGCCTGAAGAAGTGTATGAAATAGAAGGAGCACCTGGTGAGTACTTTAAGATTCATTACATGAATGGGATTTTTGCTTGGGGCTTTCGTCTCTCAGATCCTTCAAAAGAAGATGCATTACCTATTGCCATGTTAATGAAGACTGACAAGCAGTGA
- a CDS encoding DUF402 domain-containing protein, whose translation MGFPREGDKIQIHSYKHNGYIHRVWEETTVLKGSQHCIIGGNDRTIVTESDGRTWITREPAICYFHARHWFNIIGMLREDGVYYYCNISSPFVWDDEALKYIDYDLDVKVYPDMTYTILDEDEYELHSKLMNYPEVIDIILKNNLETLLRWIRQKKGPFAPEFIDEWYERYLTYVK comes from the coding sequence GTGGGCTTTCCCAGGGAAGGAGATAAAATTCAAATTCATAGTTATAAACATAATGGCTATATTCACAGAGTCTGGGAGGAAACTACTGTTCTCAAAGGATCACAACACTGTATTATTGGTGGAAATGACAGAACCATTGTAACAGAATCAGACGGTAGAACGTGGATAACAAGAGAACCGGCCATATGTTATTTTCATGCCAGACATTGGTTTAATATCATTGGCATGCTTCGCGAAGACGGAGTTTATTATTATTGCAATATAAGCTCGCCCTTTGTATGGGATGACGAAGCATTAAAATATATTGACTATGATCTTGATGTAAAAGTCTATCCAGATATGACCTATACAATATTGGACGAAGATGAATACGAACTTCACAGTAAGCTTATGAACTATCCTGAAGTGATTGACATTATTTTGAAAAACAACTTAGAAACATTGCTTAGATGGATTAGGCAAAAAAAAGGACCATTCGCGCCAGAATTTATCGATGAATGGTATGAACGTTACTTAACTTATGTAAAATAA
- the recX gene encoding recombination regulator RecX, protein MPIITKITAQKQTTDRLNIFLDDGSGEKYAFSVDQDILIKYNLQKGKELDDLEIMDIQYGDLIKKAYNKALEFLSYRMRSIKEVKDYLLKKEYEEVVCLEVIGKLQEYKYVNDLEFAEAYVRTQWQTNGKGPSVIKRELREKGVHPNFIEEALEPYNQEAQIEEAIGHANKVLKKNHKLSTVQLQQKTEQYLVRKGFPFGIISIVLEEVNINQDESEEWSALEKHAEKAERKYQSEEPYVFKMKMKQFLYRKGFPLELIDKYLEQEGEEN, encoded by the coding sequence ATGCCAATTATTACGAAAATTACAGCGCAAAAGCAAACCACTGATCGCCTTAATATTTTTCTCGATGATGGAAGTGGTGAAAAGTATGCATTTAGTGTTGATCAAGATATCCTAATTAAATATAATCTCCAAAAAGGGAAAGAACTTGATGACTTGGAAATTATGGATATACAATATGGTGACTTAATTAAGAAAGCCTATAATAAAGCTTTAGAGTTCTTAAGCTATCGTATGCGTTCAATTAAAGAAGTGAAGGATTATTTACTCAAGAAGGAGTATGAAGAAGTGGTATGTCTTGAAGTGATTGGAAAGCTTCAAGAATATAAGTATGTTAATGACCTTGAGTTTGCAGAGGCTTATGTACGGACTCAGTGGCAAACAAATGGAAAAGGACCAAGTGTTATTAAACGTGAACTACGGGAAAAGGGAGTTCATCCGAATTTTATTGAAGAAGCACTAGAACCTTATAATCAAGAGGCGCAGATTGAAGAAGCGATTGGACATGCTAATAAGGTTTTAAAGAAAAATCATAAGCTTTCTACTGTTCAACTCCAGCAAAAAACGGAGCAATACTTAGTAAGAAAAGGATTTCCTTTTGGAATTATTTCGATTGTGTTAGAGGAAGTAAACATTAATCAAGATGAATCAGAAGAGTGGTCTGCATTAGAAAAACATGCTGAAAAAGCAGAGCGGAAATATCAATCTGAAGAGCCATATGTATTTAAGATGAAAATGAAGCAGTTTTTATATCGTAAGGGGTTTCCTTTGGAGTTAATTGATAAATATTTAGAACAAGAAGGGGAAGAAAACTGA
- the fabL gene encoding enoyl-[acyl-carrier-protein] reductase FabL: MSQQNKVALITGSSRGIGRAVAIRLAEKGYDIVVNYARSKTAAFEVVEEIQALGVKAIAVKANVGKPEKIKEMFGQIEEEFGRLDIFVNNAASGVQKPAMELEESHWDWTMNINSKALLFCAQEAAKLMERNGGGFIVSTSSLGSIRYLENYTTVGVSKAALEALTRYLAVELSPKNIIVNAVSGGAVDTDALKHFPNREELLLDARKNTPAGRMVEIEDMVNAIEFLLTDKASMIRGQTLIVDGGRSILV; this comes from the coding sequence ATGAGCCAACAAAATAAAGTTGCATTAATAACAGGAAGTAGTCGCGGAATCGGTCGAGCAGTAGCGATTCGACTAGCAGAAAAAGGATACGATATTGTCGTAAACTATGCACGTAGTAAAACGGCTGCATTTGAAGTTGTTGAAGAAATTCAAGCATTAGGTGTAAAAGCTATTGCAGTGAAAGCAAATGTTGGGAAGCCTGAAAAAATTAAAGAAATGTTTGGACAGATAGAGGAAGAATTCGGCAGACTAGACATATTCGTAAATAATGCTGCTTCTGGTGTTCAAAAGCCTGCTATGGAATTAGAGGAAAGTCACTGGGATTGGACGATGAATATTAATAGTAAAGCGCTCCTGTTCTGTGCACAAGAAGCAGCAAAGCTTATGGAAAGAAACGGTGGAGGATTTATCGTGAGCACAAGCTCATTAGGATCTATTCGCTATCTTGAGAACTACACAACGGTTGGAGTGTCAAAAGCTGCACTAGAAGCATTAACACGTTACCTAGCTGTTGAACTTTCTCCTAAGAATATTATCGTCAATGCCGTATCAGGTGGAGCTGTTGACACAGACGCATTAAAGCATTTCCCAAATCGTGAAGAGCTTCTTTTAGATGCGAGAAAGAACACACCAGCAGGAAGAATGGTTGAAATTGAGGATATGGTGAATGCCATAGAATTCTTATTAACGGATAAAGCTTCGATGATTAGAGGTCAAACACTTATCGTCGATGGTGGCCGCTCAATTCTTGTTTAA
- a CDS encoding small, acid-soluble spore protein K — protein MRNKETGFPNMNNNKFEGEPRAKAEYASKRANGTINTHPQERMRASGNREKPYS, from the coding sequence ATGCGCAACAAAGAAACTGGATTTCCCAACATGAACAATAACAAGTTTGAAGGCGAGCCAAGAGCAAAAGCTGAATATGCATCAAAACGAGCTAATGGTACCATTAATACTCATCCACAAGAACGAATGAGAGCTTCTGGTAACCGTGAAAAGCCTTACTCATAA
- a CDS encoding TIGR01777 family oxidoreductase, with the protein MKIAISGGTGFVGKHLTDYFLKQNHDVYILTRSEKTSSKKNLHYIKWLTDQAKPATHLEGVDVVINLAGKSINDRWTDEAKRQIIQSRIEATKAMYSIVSSLERKPSVFINASAIGIYGTSKDQVFTERSTEHGSDFLAETVDVWEKEAKNIQKLGVRTAFTRFGIVLGEEGALPKMLLPYKLFAGGKLGSGTQWMSWIHIDDLVRMIDHVIKTPSLSGPVNVTAPNPVQMNEFGKTIAKTINRPHWLPAPSFAIKAILGEMSILLLEGQKVLPEKAVETSFTFTFPHLQPALEDIVKS; encoded by the coding sequence ATGAAAATCGCTATTTCTGGTGGAACAGGCTTTGTAGGAAAGCATTTAACCGATTACTTTCTTAAACAAAATCATGATGTATATATTTTAACACGAAGTGAAAAAACTTCTTCTAAAAAGAACTTACACTATATAAAATGGCTAACAGATCAAGCTAAACCAGCCACACATCTAGAGGGTGTCGATGTGGTCATTAATCTGGCAGGAAAATCCATTAATGACCGATGGACAGATGAAGCAAAAAGACAGATTATCCAAAGCCGTATAGAGGCAACGAAAGCGATGTATAGCATTGTAAGCAGCTTAGAAAGAAAACCATCTGTGTTTATTAACGCAAGTGCTATCGGTATTTATGGTACTTCAAAGGATCAAGTATTTACAGAAAGATCGACTGAACATGGCTCTGATTTTTTAGCAGAAACGGTTGATGTATGGGAAAAAGAAGCGAAAAACATACAAAAGCTAGGTGTAAGAACAGCTTTTACTAGGTTCGGAATCGTGCTTGGCGAGGAAGGTGCACTTCCTAAAATGCTCTTACCTTATAAGCTCTTCGCGGGTGGAAAACTCGGTTCTGGTACCCAATGGATGTCATGGATCCACATCGACGATTTAGTTCGTATGATTGATCACGTGATAAAAACACCTAGCCTATCTGGTCCAGTCAATGTAACAGCACCAAATCCTGTTCAAATGAATGAGTTTGGGAAAACAATTGCCAAAACAATCAATCGACCACATTGGCTACCAGCTCCTTCATTTGCTATTAAAGCCATTTTGGGTGAAATGAGCATCCTACTTTTAGAAGGGCAAAAGGTGTTACCAGAAAAGGCAGTAGAAACTAGCTTCACCTTCACCTTTCCACATTTACAACCTGCATTAGAGGACATTGTAAAATCTTAA
- a CDS encoding YgaB family protein, producing the protein MNFDQLVGEQLKTMDKLLYLQSEIERCQEIKQQLIQLQDETKILSVQNEIENMKDELTKIQQIFEQQTEDVIKTYEEQRVETVS; encoded by the coding sequence ATGAATTTTGATCAGCTTGTTGGTGAACAGTTAAAAACAATGGATAAGCTCTTATATTTACAGTCCGAAATAGAAAGATGTCAGGAAATTAAACAGCAATTAATCCAATTACAAGATGAAACCAAAATCCTTTCCGTCCAAAACGAAATTGAGAATATGAAAGATGAATTAACAAAGATCCAACAAATCTTTGAACAACAAACAGAGGATGTAATAAAAACCTATGAAGAGCAGCGTGTAGAAACAGTTTCTTAA
- a CDS encoding YfhJ family protein, with the protein MEIYFERLTKELLEKNNTLSYAQARTWIELLWEDFESTQAKTGRTYRGKETTEMVVRQLITHYGDKLHEFIATNPKYSHLLNNEDYLKH; encoded by the coding sequence ATGGAAATTTATTTTGAACGATTAACAAAAGAGCTGTTGGAAAAGAATAACACCCTGTCATATGCCCAAGCTAGAACGTGGATTGAACTTCTATGGGAAGACTTCGAATCGACTCAAGCAAAGACAGGCAGAACGTATAGAGGGAAAGAAACAACAGAAATGGTTGTTAGGCAGTTAATCACACACTATGGTGACAAGCTTCATGAATTTATTGCGACAAACCCGAAATATAGTCACTTATTAAATAACGAAGATTATCTCAAGCATTAA
- a CDS encoding YpzG family protein: MGTNQKKKFYDNLYSNAYTQPWANPKHAHAQVNGETQQTQDLIILERQTRKRS, from the coding sequence ATGGGTACAAATCAAAAGAAAAAATTCTATGATAATTTGTATTCTAACGCATATACACAGCCATGGGCTAATCCAAAGCATGCGCATGCACAGGTTAATGGGGAAACCCAGCAAACCCAGGACTTAATCATCTTAGAGAGACAGACGCGTAAACGCTCATAG
- the mutY gene encoding A/G-specific adenine glycosylase, translating into MKKELQEKLVGFPIEEFRHNLLSWYKAEKRDLPWRMDQDPYKIWVSEIMLQQTRVDTVIPYFHNFIEKFPTIEALATADEEDVLKAWEGLGYYSRVRNLHAAVKEVKEVYGGIVPNTPEEISKLKGVGPYTRGAILSIAYDIPEPAVDGNVMRVFSRILSIWEDIAKPKSRKTFEDATYELISKEDPSSFNQAVMELGALICTPTSPSCLLCPVREQCTAFEEGVQAELPVKSKKKKPKPLQMAAVVLYDEQGKLYIHKRPSSGLLANLWEYPNVEIDADSEKTYREQLNQFLLEEYTVEADLSELVGTVEHIFSHLIWNISVFVGKINNQPNKDLLPVTLEELQKYAFPVSHQKIYRLYEAEGTAGR; encoded by the coding sequence ATGAAAAAAGAGCTTCAAGAAAAGCTAGTAGGCTTTCCTATAGAAGAGTTTCGTCACAATTTATTATCATGGTATAAAGCAGAAAAAAGAGACCTACCTTGGAGGATGGATCAAGATCCCTATAAAATATGGGTTTCTGAAATCATGCTTCAGCAAACAAGAGTTGATACTGTAATTCCTTATTTCCACAACTTTATTGAAAAATTTCCTACCATAGAAGCGCTAGCAACTGCAGATGAAGAGGATGTACTAAAAGCATGGGAAGGACTTGGGTATTACTCTAGAGTAAGAAATCTGCATGCAGCAGTAAAAGAAGTGAAGGAGGTTTATGGGGGAATTGTTCCCAATACACCTGAAGAAATCTCAAAGCTAAAGGGAGTAGGACCCTACACAAGAGGGGCTATCTTAAGTATTGCCTACGATATTCCTGAACCTGCAGTAGATGGTAATGTGATGAGAGTATTCTCTAGAATATTATCGATTTGGGAAGACATCGCCAAGCCAAAATCAAGGAAGACATTTGAAGATGCCACATACGAGCTTATTTCAAAAGAAGATCCTTCTTCCTTTAACCAGGCTGTTATGGAGCTTGGAGCATTAATTTGTACACCAACATCACCTTCTTGTTTATTATGTCCAGTTCGCGAACAATGCACAGCTTTTGAAGAAGGAGTACAAGCAGAACTGCCCGTTAAAAGTAAGAAGAAAAAGCCAAAGCCACTACAAATGGCAGCTGTTGTATTATACGATGAGCAGGGAAAACTTTATATTCATAAACGTCCAAGTAGCGGTTTATTAGCAAATCTTTGGGAATATCCAAATGTTGAGATAGATGCAGATTCAGAAAAAACGTACCGTGAACAACTGAATCAATTTTTGTTAGAAGAATATACAGTAGAGGCCGATCTCTCTGAACTAGTAGGAACAGTTGAGCATATATTTTCCCATCTTATTTGGAATATATCTGTATTTGTTGGGAAAATAAACAATCAACCAAACAAAGACCTACTTCCCGTAACACTAGAAGAATTACAGAAGTATGCATTTCCTGTTTCCCATCAAAAAATCTATCGTTTATATGAAGCAGAGGGTACGGCAGGTCGATGA
- a CDS encoding amidohydrolase: MKSLFKRATVYPVTTAVLRETDLLVENGRIAKIGKNLEADSDTSIIDCKDSFLFPGFIDVHTHLGLYDEGTGWAGNDANETIEPLTPHIRALDGVHTLDPAFKDAIKYGITTAHVMPGSANVIGGTTSVLKTHGTNISSMIIQETAGLKIALGENPKRMHSHGNKESITRMGIMGMLREAFYKAKHCDEKEDFRSIPLKQALRREIPVRIHAHRADDIMSAIRFAEEFQLDYRIEHCTEGHLIADELAGKKAKVSVGPTLTRRSKIELKNKSWTTYQALSEKGVEVSITTDHPYTPIQYLNLCASIAVREGFEEQKALEGITIAAARNLRVDDRVGSIEVGKDADLVVWNHHPFHFLAKPLLTMINGKIVYTNR, encoded by the coding sequence ATGAAATCACTTTTTAAAAGGGCAACTGTTTATCCTGTAACAACTGCTGTTTTAAGAGAAACTGATCTTTTAGTCGAAAATGGAAGGATTGCTAAAATCGGTAAGAACCTAGAAGCTGATTCGGACACATCGATTATTGATTGCAAGGATTCGTTTTTATTTCCTGGATTTATTGATGTTCATACCCATTTAGGCTTGTATGACGAGGGGACTGGCTGGGCAGGCAATGACGCAAATGAAACCATCGAGCCCCTCACCCCTCATATTCGAGCGCTGGACGGCGTTCACACCTTGGATCCTGCATTTAAGGATGCGATTAAATATGGCATAACCACCGCACATGTTATGCCAGGAAGCGCTAATGTTATAGGCGGAACTACCTCTGTTTTAAAAACACATGGTACCAATATTTCGTCCATGATCATTCAAGAAACAGCAGGCCTGAAAATAGCACTCGGTGAAAACCCTAAACGAATGCATAGCCACGGCAACAAGGAGTCGATTACGAGAATGGGAATTATGGGGATGCTTAGAGAAGCATTCTATAAAGCTAAGCATTGTGATGAAAAGGAGGATTTCCGCTCCATTCCACTTAAACAAGCATTACGTAGAGAAATACCTGTACGAATTCATGCGCATCGTGCTGATGATATTATGAGTGCCATTCGTTTTGCCGAGGAATTTCAGCTAGATTACAGAATTGAACATTGTACAGAAGGACATCTTATCGCGGATGAACTAGCAGGAAAGAAAGCAAAAGTTAGTGTCGGTCCAACCTTAACAAGAAGATCAAAGATAGAGTTAAAAAATAAAAGCTGGACCACCTACCAAGCTCTCTCTGAAAAAGGTGTAGAGGTTTCTATTACAACCGATCATCCGTACACACCCATTCAATATTTAAACTTATGTGCCTCAATTGCTGTGAGAGAAGGGTTTGAAGAACAAAAGGCACTAGAAGGCATCACAATTGCTGCTGCACGTAACCTCCGAGTAGATGACCGAGTAGGAAGTATTGAAGTTGGAAAGGATGCAGACTTAGTCGTCTGGAATCACCACCCTTTTCATTTTTTAGCAAAACCACTTTTAACAATGATCAATGGAAAAATTGTCTATACAAATAGGTAG
- a CDS encoding gamma-type small acid-soluble spore protein, whose translation MAQNNNYQAGKTASGTNIQHVKQQNAQAEQGQAGAGQYGTEFASQTDVQHVKKYNQQAEANKGKNS comes from the coding sequence ATGGCACAGAACAACAATTACCAAGCTGGTAAAACAGCATCAGGTACAAACATCCAACACGTTAAACAACAAAACGCTCAAGCTGAGCAAGGTCAAGCAGGTGCAGGTCAATACGGTACTGAATTTGCTAGCCAAACTGATGTTCAACATGTAAAAAAATACAACCAACAAGCTGAAGCTAACAAAGGTAAAAACTCTTAA
- a CDS encoding metal-dependent hydrolase, with protein MDTGTHIVMGIALGGLATLDPAVGVDNPTAQAVMIGTLVGSQAPDLDTVLKLRNNAKYIRNHRGITHSIPAIFIWSFLITGLLTIFIPESNLLHLWLWTLLAIVLHVFVDIFNAYGTQALRPFSKKWVALGVINTFDPFIFFAHIVGIVIWTFGGHPGLTFLSVYAVLLVYYLLRFAMKRRIIEQLHKRIKKIDQILISPTMRFRHWHIAVMTEDKFFVARSVNGRLIFLDEFERIPVPQTEVIKAAEEDDNISAFLSFSPVYRWEVDEYTDHYEVRFIDLRYRSKGYYPFVAIVQLDLHLNIVSSYTGWIFSEEKLRKKLELVPE; from the coding sequence TTGGATACCGGAACACATATTGTAATGGGAATTGCTTTAGGGGGCTTAGCCACACTTGACCCTGCTGTTGGTGTTGATAACCCTACCGCTCAGGCCGTCATGATCGGAACCCTCGTTGGTTCTCAAGCACCTGATTTAGATACGGTTTTAAAGCTTCGAAACAATGCAAAATATATTCGTAATCATAGAGGGATTACTCATTCTATACCAGCCATCTTTATTTGGTCGTTTTTAATCACTGGATTATTGACCATATTCATACCAGAAAGTAATCTTCTTCATTTATGGCTTTGGACGTTGCTTGCCATTGTTTTGCATGTATTTGTGGACATCTTCAATGCATACGGAACCCAAGCACTACGACCCTTTTCCAAAAAGTGGGTGGCTTTAGGGGTCATTAATACCTTTGATCCTTTTATCTTTTTTGCCCATATTGTCGGGATCGTCATTTGGACATTTGGAGGTCATCCCGGTCTTACCTTTTTAAGTGTTTATGCTGTTTTACTTGTCTATTATCTTTTACGCTTTGCGATGAAGAGACGTATTATTGAACAGCTTCATAAAAGAATAAAGAAGATTGATCAAATTCTTATTTCACCCACAATGAGGTTTAGACATTGGCATATAGCTGTTATGACAGAAGATAAGTTTTTTGTCGCACGCTCAGTTAATGGAAGGCTAATTTTTTTAGATGAATTCGAGCGTATTCCGGTTCCGCAGACCGAGGTTATCAAAGCGGCTGAAGAGGATGATAATATCTCTGCTTTTTTATCTTTCTCCCCTGTTTACAGATGGGAAGTGGATGAATATACAGATCATTATGAGGTTCGTTTTATTGATCTTCGTTACCGTAGTAAGGGCTACTACCCATTTGTGGCGATTGTTCAGCTTGACCTTCATTTAAATATTGTGAGCTCTTATACCGGCTGGATTTTCAGTGAAGAAAAGCTAAGAAAGAAACTGGAGTTAGTCCCTGAATAA